From the genome of Rana temporaria chromosome 8, aRanTem1.1, whole genome shotgun sequence:
tggaaggaaaatgataaatggttttcaaactttttttacagataaatatgtgaaaagtttgtagaaccccctttcactgcaattacagctgcaagtctttttggggatgtctctaccaactttgcacatctagagagggacatttctgcccattcttctttgtaaaacatCTCAAGCTCTGTCGGATTAGATGGAgatcgtctgtgaacagcaattttcaagtcttgccacagattctcaatgggatttaggtctgaactttgactggaccattctaacacatgaatatgctttgatctaaaccattccattgtagctctggctgtatgtttagggtcgttgtcctgctggaaggtgaacctccgccccagtctcaagtcttttgccgactctaatggagcgtacacatgatcagaattccgaccgcgtgtatgccccatcggagtaattcctttagaaattccgatgaattccatctgagtttacatagagaacatgttctcttttcctccgatggaattccattcgaattccgatgtgaatttggtcggacaaatgtccgatcgtgtgtacagggcataacaggttttcttttaagattgccctgtatttggctccatccatcttcccatcaactctgaccagcttccctgtccctgctgaagaaaagcatccccacaacatgatgctgccaccaccatgtttcacagtgagaatggtgtgttcagggtgatgtgcagtgtacgTTTTCCGCCAcacttttgcttttaggccaaaaaggtttatttttggtctcatctgaccagagcaccttcttccacatgtttgctgtgtcccccacatggcttctcgcaaactgcaaaagggacttcttatggctttcttccaccaatgactttcttcttgccactcttccataaaaagGGCAGATTTTTGccgtgcacaactaatagttgtcctgtggacagattctcccacctgagctgtggatctctgcagctcctccagagtcaccatggacctcttggctgctcctctgatgaatgctctccttgcccggcccgatcagtttaggtggacggccatgtcttgctaggtttgcagttgtgccatactctttttttcatttttggatgatggattgaacagagctccatgagatgttcaaagcttgggatatttattttataacctaaccctgctttaaacttctccacaactttatccctgacctgtctggtgtgttccttggccttcatgatgctgtttgttcactaaggttctctaacaaacctctgagagcttcacagaacagctgtatttatactgagactaagactaaattacacacaggtggactatatttactaattaggcgatcagcgatttttatcatgactgcgactatggcagacacatcggacacatttttgggaccattgtaatttttacagcgacctGTACTAGaaaatgacactgtcagtgaaggggttaaccattaggtggcactgaaggggttaagtgtgccctagggagtgattctaactgttagggggaagagctaccagtgacacgtcactgatcacggttcccgatcacgggggacagtaaatcagtgacatgtcactaggcagaacaggggaaagccttttttacaaaggcatccctgaCTGTGTTCTGCCTTTAGTGACTGCAATCgtgggccgcccgggaacatcgatGTTCCCGGGACCTGCAAGCGCACTCACGAGGCacgctgggcggcaaatttaaagcgggagttcacccatttaaaaaaaaaaaaaaaatctccccttagcttcctgctcgttcggtctaggggaatcggctatttatattaaaatatgagcagtacttacccgttttcgagctgcatcttcttccgtcgcttccgggtatgggtcttcgggagcgggcgttccttcttgattgacattcttccgagaggcttccgacggtcgcatccatcgcgtcactcgtagccgaaagaagccgaacgtcggtgcggctctatactgcgcctgcgcaccgacgttcggcttctttcggaaaatcgtgacgcgatggatgcgaccgtcggaagcctctcggaagcctgtcaatcaagaaggaacgcccattcccgaagcccatacccggaagcgacggagaggatgcgtctcgtaaacgggtaagtactgcacatattttaaaataaatagccgattcccctagtaaaaacgagcaggaatctaagggggaaaagtgccctctaagggtgaacccccactttaaagggATGTATAAGTACgctcatttgcctgcccgtgctatTGTGTTgacgtatatgtgtgtgcggggatcggcaagtggttaaggtccagATGCATTACTGGTGTACCTTACatgtacatgtaaaaaaaatgcttgttgtTGGTTGGAGGAAAACCCAAGGACGTTCCAGACAACAGTGCAGAAAAAAGAATGCCATGGCGTCAACTGGACAAAATATGCCCTTGcctggggggtcaggaggaggaaAAGTGCAGCTGGACAGCTTGGCCAGGTGGATGTCCATTTAATTCTGTGAAGGGACATATCCTGGACTCTCAGGACTATGGGGTTCTGTTCACCAGGACAGTCTGATGGGATCTGGGACATCTCAGGAGTATGTATTAGGCTCCATTCATACCATGCAAGTGCGCACACATCTCCCCGTGTCGTGtctatcccattcatttcaatgggtttCCCTACACAGGAGAAATGTGGAAGAGACGTCCCTCACACTTTTTCAAAAATGCGCACATTAGGAGATCCATGGGGGTGTCACTAACAATTAATGGCAGCCCCCGTGCATCTGTTAAAGGGAAgcaccttaactacttgccgactagccgccgcaggtcggctcccctgcgcgagagcacgtagctctacgtcacctcgcgaagcagccactaggggcgtgcgcacagcccgctcgtccctgatcccgacgcacgtgcccggcgggtgcgatcaccgccgggcacccgcgattgctcgttacagagcggggaccaggagctgtgtgtgtaaacacacagctcccggtcctgtcggggagataaatgcctgaccgtctgttcatacaatgtctgaacagcgatcagtcatttcccctagtgaggccaccccctacagttagaacacacccagagaacatacttaaccccttccccgccccctagtgttaaccccttcactgccagtggcatttttatagtaatccaatgcatttttatagcactgatcgctataaaaatgccaatggttccaaaaatgtgtcaaaagcgtccgccataatgtcgcagtaccgaaaaaaaaaaaatcgctgttattagtaaaaaaataatattaataaaaatgccataaaactaccccctattttgtaaacgctataacttttgcgcaaactaatcaataaacgcttattgcgatttttttttacgaaaaatatgtagaagaatacgtatcggcctaaactagtttttttatatatttttggaggatatttattatggtaaaaagtaaaaaatattcattttttttttcaaaattgtcgctctatttttgttcatagcgcaaaaactaaaaaccgcagaggtgatcaaataccaccgaaagaaagctctatttgtgggaaaaaaagtacgccaattttgtttgggagccacgtcgcaggaccgcgcaattgtcagttaaagcgacgcagtgccgaatcgcaaaaagtgctctggtctttgaccagcaatatggtccgtggTTAAAGGGAAGCACCTTTATGTGCTTTTTGGGAAAGCATGCGATTTTGTGTTCATTTCTGACAAACACAGATGTGAACTCAGATCAAGCCACTATTTGTATAAATGGTTTTATATTTAGTCTGTATGCGGGTTCTAAACACCAAAGAGGGCAGCTGGGTGTAAACTCAAAATATCTTCTTACCGTCTCTGCTTCGAGTTCCagaaatgtctcctctctacgtCCTCCCAACTCACCTctgacccggaacttcctgtctgtatgttACATCACTTCCTTTCTGTATCCGACATCACTTCCTGCCTTTCTTGgatatcacttcctgtctgtcctgTATGTCATTTCCTGTCTGTGCGTTCCACTCAATATAACACCTCAACATTGCAGAGAATAAAGAACCTACAGCCGGAGCCGTTTTCAGACATGGCACATTCTTCCATACATTATTACACATTAACCGATGGTCTACCGgggcaatttattttttctgcacacattaaaatcataatttttgctAGAAATGACTGTAaacacccccaaaaaaagaatggggcagatccacaaagaaattaggccggcgtatctattgatacgccggcgtaatttcaaaattcctgcgtcgtatctttgttttgaatcctcaaaacaagatacgacggcatctcggcttgatccgacaggcgtacgtcttcgtacgccttcggatcttagatgcaatctttcggcagccgctaggtggcgtttccgtcgaaatccgcgtcgagtatgcaaattagctatttacggcgatccacaaacgtacgtcggcccggcgcatttttttccgtcgtttgcgttcggctttttccggcgtatagttaaagctgctgttctgaggcgtactcaatgttaagtatggccgtccttcccgcgtacaattttgatttttttcgcattgtttgcgtaagtcgttcgcgaataggaatttgcgtagaatgacgtcaccgtcgtaagcattggctggttccggtttaatttcgagcatgctcactgggatacccccagggatggcgcatgcacagttaaaaaaaaaaaacgttgtttacgtcgggtcacgacgtattaacataaaacacgcccccatcacttccatttgaattccgcgcccttacgccgcaacagatacactacgtcgccgtatcttacggcgcggattcgttgaggattcaaaccaaacaaaagtaagttacagcggcgtagcgtatcttagatacgctgcgcccggcgcagatgtatgtggatctgcccctatattgtttctgaaagcagagacttTGTGGAATAAATGGTGGTAGTTACAATTTTTTATGCAGCACGATATTTGCACAGTTATTTATCAAACAGatattttcagaaataaaaaaaacacactaaaatgaacaggcaaacaaacacaatattatttttgggtaaaatataaaagatcggGTTGTGGTGAGTAAAcagacacttaaaggggttgtgaaggtaaacgttttttcaccttaatgcattctatgcatgaaaagACCCcaaattaaaacaaataattataatttcttcctcagtttaggccgatccgtattcttctacatatttttggggaaaaaatcgcaataagcgtatattgattggcttgtgcaaaagttatagggccagatccacaaagatctgcctatctttaggcaggcgtagcgtttctaagatacactacgccgccgtaacttagagcgtagtttccgtattctgaaagaatttgcgcagtaagttacggcggcgtagtgtaactgtgtcggcgcaattcaaatagataagatctgggcgtgttttatggtaattcatcttgaccccacgtaaataacgtttttttttaacggcgcatgcgccgtccgtgggggtatcccagtgcgcatgttcgaaatcacgtcgcaaatagtcaatgctttcgacgtgaacgtaatttacgcaaagccctattcgcgaaccttTTACGCaaagacggaaaattcgacgctgtctcgacgtccatacttaacattgcatacgcctcatagatccaggggtaacgttacgccgaaaaaagccttacggaaacaacgtaaaaaaatgcgccgggcggacgtacgtttgtggatcggcgtatctagctaatttgcatactctactccgaaatcaacggaatcgcaacctagcggccagcgaaaatatgcacctaagatccgacggcgtactaagacgtacgtcagtcggatcgagcccccattcaggcatatcttgttttgtggatacaaaacaaagatacgacggggcatcttagaacttacgcggcgcatcaatagatacaccggcgtaagttctttgtggatatggGCAataccgtctacaaaataggggatagatttatggcatttttattattattttttttactagtaatggcggcgatctgcgatttttatcgggactgtgacattgcggtggacagattggacacttttgacacttctttgggacattgacatttatacagtgatcagagctaaaaaatagccactgtttcctgtgtaaatgtcactggcagggaaggggttaaatgtgttccctcagtgaaTTCTAAATGTAGGGgaaagttgttcaggaactacaattcccatcatgcctaggcaTGTCTCTGAATGTCAATGTTGTAAAAAGAGGTTATAACGTGCGGCCGTCAAGCTTTTACGTCAATCCAACATCAGCGGGTATGTGTTCTTTGATGTCTAGTTAAATGACTTTTACacctaaaacatttcccgcactctgagcacGGATAAGGACACTCTCctgtgtgacttctctggtgtttGAGAAAGTTTTCTTTCgcagtaaaacatttcccgcactctgaacacgaataagGCCGCTCACCCGTATGACTTCTCTGGTGTCTAAGAAGGCTTCCTTTCAcggtgaaacatttcccgcactctgaacatgaataagggcgTTCACctgtgtgacttctctggtgtatACAAAGTTTTCCCTTTTcggtgaaacatttcccgcactctgagcatAAATAAGGACGcacacccgtgtgaattctctggtgtgcaAGGAGGTTTCGTTTCGcaataaaacatttcccacactctgaacatgaataagggcgctcgcccgtgtgaattctctggtgtgtaAGAAGTTCTCCTTTCGCAGCGAaacgtttcccgcactctgaacatgaataaggatagTCACCAGTGTGAGTGATCTTGTGTCTTAGAAGCTGTATTTTCCAACGGAAACATTTTTCACACTCTggacatgaataaggacgctgacccgtgtgaattttctggtgtctAATGAGGTCTTCGTTTCtagtgaaacatttcccacaccctGCACAGGAGACAGTATGCTTGCtcgtgtgacttctctggtgtgcAAGTAGTTTATCTTTAATAGTAAAACCTTTCCCACACtccgaacatgaataaggacgctcacctgtgtgacttctctggtgctTTTGAAGGATTGTGTTGCGAgtaaaacttttcccgcactctgaacacgaataagggcgctcacctgtgtgaattctctggtgataTAGAAAGTTTCCTTTGTGGGTAAagtatttcccgcactctgaacatgaataagaacGCTGCCTTGTGTGAATTCTTTGGTGTTTTAGAAGGTTTCCCTTGagagtaaaacatttcccgcactctgaacatgaaaaagaaCCCTCCCCAGTGTGACTCCTCTGGTGATTTTGAAAATTTCCTTTAAGAGtaaaacacttcccacactctgAGCATGAATAAGAAcgcttccctgtgtgtgttctctgGTGGTTTAAGAGGCTTCTTTTGTGAGTAAAACActttccacactcagaacaggaatgtgATTGGCCAGGAGGTTCCTCAGGATGAGACAGATCCCTCGCTGTCTCCATATGATCCGGTCTGTGGTGAATATTTTGAGGGATGGGATTTACttctggaaaatattttttttcatcacaatctGGAGATACTTGGAGATCATCTATAAGAAAGGAATATTTTAAGAAATGGATTTTCACATTTTACAATCACCATATCAATAATTCAGATGAAATATACAAAACATTCAAACAAACTATACTTCATGAAGTAACAATTGTGTACTGATGACatcgttatattgaggaatggtgATGGACCTTTCCTAtgttgtacagtatctcctcctcatttgttgggaacatgacattatattgagaaTGAAGATGGACGTTTCATATGGCCTTTtccatgtctgtctgtccacctgcaaggtgattaatgtggccagtctctgggtggagaccaaacttgATTTAGGCCAGCCAATCCTGCAATCTCAgtatttcctcctcatttgttgggaacatgacgttatattgaggaatggagatggacctttcatatggccttctccatgtttgtctgtccacctgcaaggtgattaatgtggccagtctctgggtggagaccaaacctgatttaagccagccaagcctgaaatctcagtatctcctcatttgttgggaacatgacgttatattgaagaACGGAGATGGACCTtatatatggtgtacagtatctcctcctcatttgttgggaacatgacattatattgaggaatggagatggacctttcatatggtgtacagtatctcctcctcatttgttggaaaCAGGACGTTGTATTGAGAATGAAGATTGACATTTCATATGGCCTTTtccatgtctgtctgtccacctgcaaggtgattaatgtggccagtctctgggtggagaccaaacctgatttaggcCAGCCAATCCTGCAATCTCAGTATTTCCTCCTCAttggttgggaacatgacattatattgaggaatggagatgggccTTTCATAtgctgtacagtatctcctcctcatttgttgggaacttGGCATTACATTGAGCTttagaagtaaaataaaaacgtGAATTGTTGCTGCATTTAAAGTTTATTACTTACTTGTGTTGATATAATGAGCAGATTCctcctttttactttttataatcATCTCCTCCTCTATAGACTGCTGAGCCCCACTCACAagcgtctcttcttcttcctccttaatCTCAGCTTTGATGTCTTTAATTTCTTCGTCCTAAACTCCAGAGATGATagaataaattttttttaaatggaaaaggGATTACATAGAAAAATTTCCTTTTTAATAGCTTTGAATATATTTTTAAGTCTACGTGTTCAGtgccatctacctgatgatggtgagggatggtgtgaccttcctgtgtggaatcccgggaatacagaggacggggacatctctctggtgggttcccattactgggtccatctgtaggaaacacacacactgactgaatacattgtttctatgtgtttatcagatgatgggggatctaggtggagcctccgtactgctctctcctttacaataaagtctcctcttacccggtgatgtgaggggcggctgattctccatcattattattattcaggatttatatagcgccaacagtttacgcggcGCTTTACAACTTGAAGGTAGacgtacaaatacaatacagaggcagctgattctccatcatgacgtccttgtagagattaTCTTATTTGATGATGTGAAGGCCTACATATCCTCAATCATCAACCTATACAGATGAGCTGTTTCTGCATTTAGTGTTTTTTACTTACTTGTGTCCATATGTAGAGAAGATTCCTCCTGTTTACTTTTCATAATCCTTTCcctctcctccatagactgccaaGCTCCACTATGCAATGTCTCTTCGTCTTCCTCTTTAATCTCAGCTTTGATGCCTTTTATTTCTTCATCCTAAATTCCAGCGACGAAAGAATACATATGTAAAAGGGAACAAGAAGTTATAGAGAAAGATGTTTTCTCATAGCTTACAAATGCTTTAGTGTTCTAGTTGCTCATTCctgtctacctgatgatggtgagggatctCCTGATCTTCCTGTGGGGAATACAGagaacggggacatctctctggtgggttcccattactggaaccatctgtaggaaacacacaaacAAAGCACTCCTTATAGACCTCTTAAAAAACAAGGGACAATAAATTCTTGAATGGACGTAACGTGTAAGGGGGGTCAGATCATTgagtcagatgatgggggatctaggtggaccctccgtactgctctctcctttacaataaagtcttctcttacccggtgatgtgagaggtggctgattctccatcatgacgtccttgtagagatccttgtgtccttctaaatactcccactcctccatggagaaatagacagtgacatcctgacaccttataggaacctgacacacacaatgatacagtcaccatccagacacatcccttgtctgttactggataatgtcccagaattcccggcaccactcacctctcctgtcagcagatcaatgatcttcttggtgacttctagaatcttcttggcACTGGTTACCTCTGTTGTCGGGCAGCGAGGTGGAGGCGCTGTAATG
Proteins encoded in this window:
- the LOC120909412 gene encoding gastrula zinc finger protein XlCGF26.1-like, with product MENQPPLTSPDGSSNGNPPERCPRSLYSPQEDQEIPHHHQDEEIKDIKAEIKEEEEETLVSGAQQSIEEEMIIKSKKEESAHYINTNDLQVSPDCDEKKYFPEVNPIPQNIHHRPDHMETARDLSHPEEPPGQSHSCSECGKCFTHKRSLLNHQRTHTGKRSYSCSECGKCFTLKGNFQNHQRSHTGEGSFSCSECGKCFTLKGNLLKHQRIHTRQRSYSCSECGKYFTHKGNFLYHQRIHTGERPYSCSECGKSFTRNTILQKHQRSHTGERPYSCSECGKGFTIKDKLLAHQRSHTSKHTVSCAGCGKCFTRNEDLIRHQKIHTGQRPYSCPECEKCFRWKIQLLRHKITHTGDYPYSCSECGKRFAAKGELLTHQRIHTGERPYSCSECGKCFIAKRNLLAHQRIHTGVRPYLCSECGKCFTEKGKLCIHQRSHTGERPYSCSECGKCFTVKGSLLRHQRSHTGERPYSCSECGKCYAVKGDLLIHQRIHTGERPYSCSECGKCFIAKRNLRAHQKVHTGVRPYSCSECGKQFTVKGSLLLHERSHTGVRPYSCSECGKCFTAKGSLHKHQRSHTGERPYKCSECGKSFAVKDGLLIHERSHTGESPYPCSECGKSFTVKGKLLKHQRSHTGERPYACSKCEKRFTAKRNLLKHQRIHTGERP